DNA sequence from the Cohnella herbarum genome:
CGGAGATTCCGTAGAATATACGTTTGTCGGTACGGGAATCGAAGTCGTCGCGCCGGCAAGCAACGATGCCGGTTACGGGAAGTTCGACGTCCTTATCGACGGAGTGTCGCAAGGCATTGCGGACGCCGGGGGCAGATCCTCGAATTATTTATCCCAGCAGATTCTCTACAGCAACAAAAATCTAACCATGGGACAGCATACGATTAGATTGGTTAAGACGAGCGGTTCTTACCTGCAGGTCGATGCTTTTATCAAGTACGAGAACGGTACGCTCACGGATCAACAGATTGCCGATCTCGTAAAAGCGAAGATCGACGCGTTGCCCGACAAAGCTTCGGTAACGTTGGCGGATAAACAGGCCGTTCAGGCGGCCGAAAATAGCTATAACGCCTTGACGGAAGCTCAAAAGGCATTAGTCGGCGACATCTCGAGGCTGACGGACGCTAAAATAGCCATTCAACAATTAGAGGCCATTCCGGTCAACGGCAAAATCACTTACTTGATGGCGGATCGGGCAGATCGTTCCGCCTCTCTCGGACAATTCGTCGATCCCAGCCATGTGAACGAAAAGCGGTTCTGGGTAACGAATTGGAATTCCCCCGCGGATTACTTCAAATGGACGGTAAACGTTCCCGTCGCGGGCGAATATGTAGTCGATGCTTTAATTAAAGCGCCGACGAATTCGACCATCACGGTGACGAGCGTCACGTACGGCAACGTCCAGTTCGCGGGTTCCGGAGACTGGGATAAGATTAGAGCTCCGGGAACGCTATTGCTTCCCGCCGGACTAAGCGAAATTCTGGTGACGGCTTCGAATCCGAATCATAACGAGCTCAAATCGCTCGAGCTGATTCCAGCGGCCGAATGGCCTGCGATGGAACAACGGATTGCCGATTTCCGTTCGGATACGCAATGGTTTAGGGACGCGAAATACGGGGTGTTCTTCCAGTGGGGCGAATGGGGTTATCCGCAATCCGGCGCCAAAAAGCCTTGGCCGCGGCAGATCGACGAATTCGACGTAGACGCATTCGCCGATCAGATGTCGGTCATGGGCGCAGGTTACGTGATTTGGTCGGTAACCTGGTGGAGCTATTACTTCCCTGCTCCGATTCAGGCGGTCGACGATATCCTCCCCGGACACACTTCCCAACGGGATTTGATCGGAGAACTCGCGGATGCCTTGAACGAAAGAGGCATTAAATTGATGCTCTACTATCACACGGGAAGCGAAACAAAGCCTTGGTGGGACGAAACCTGGGTATCGATGGACGATAAAACGAAGTTTCTGACCCATTGGAAACAAATCATGACCGAGGTCGGCAACCGCTACGGTACCAAATTAGCAGGTTGGTATATCGATGACGACTGTATATACTACCCTGCCGACTATGAGGAACTGGGAGCTGCGGCGAAAGCAGGCAACCCCGATCGATTAATTACCTACAACAATTGGCAAGGACCGAGAGGTACGGACTTCCAGGATTACGTGTCCGCCGAGTGGTATATGCCGCTTCCGAACAACGACAACGGGATCATGATCGATGGCAGATATAAGGGGTTGCAGGCCCACGTAGCGTTTAATATGGAGAACGACTGGGGCATCCATCTGCCTAACCAGCCTATCGTCCCTTCCGTCTCCGCCGGCGATGCCGTTTCCCGAATCGTCACGGCGATGCAAGATCATCAGGTTTTGAGCTACAACATGATGATGTACGAAGACGGCTCGATGAACCCGAATTCCGTCCAGTCGATGATCTACGTCA
Encoded proteins:
- a CDS encoding Ig-like domain-containing protein produces the protein MSSYNKKKSIVLSLVFTLLFGMFNFTGIGAGNALASTAGIYLNDTDPSIAYNGGWGYSSNRGAGDYQNDVHYTSANGDSVEYTFVGTGIEVVAPASNDAGYGKFDVLIDGVSQGIADAGGRSSNYLSQQILYSNKNLTMGQHTIRLVKTSGSYLQVDAFIKYENGTLTDQQIADLVKAKIDALPDKASVTLADKQAVQAAENSYNALTEAQKALVGDISRLTDAKIAIQQLEAIPVNGKITYLMADRADRSASLGQFVDPSHVNEKRFWVTNWNSPADYFKWTVNVPVAGEYVVDALIKAPTNSTITVTSVTYGNVQFAGSGDWDKIRAPGTLLLPAGLSEILVTASNPNHNELKSLELIPAAEWPAMEQRIADFRSDTQWFRDAKYGVFFQWGEWGYPQSGAKKPWPRQIDEFDVDAFADQMSVMGAGYVIWSVTWWSYYFPAPIQAVDDILPGHTSQRDLIGELADALNERGIKLMLYYHTGSETKPWWDETWVSMDDKTKFLTHWKQIMTEVGNRYGTKLAGWYIDDDCIYYPADYEELGAAAKAGNPDRLITYNNWQGPRGTDFQDYVSAEWYMPLPNNDNGIMIDGRYKGLQAHVAFNMENDWGIHLPNQPIVPSVSAGDAVSRIVTAMQDHQVLSYNMMMYEDGSMNPNSVQSMIYVKNAAKYGIIGTDDPSEQRGMYNDSDPFIAYTGNWDVSTGRSGDTYRTDVHYSMTNGDSAEFTFSGSEIQFITETASNQGEIEVYVDGVSQGTVNTYSPTRMTNQVVFAKQGLSPDGTHTIKLVKKNGAYMLVDAFKVVKVSASNRKPVANGTAVQTAINQDFIGQLLAMDEDGDALSYKVKENGLKGTAVIDYRTGKFSYTPNTGASGTDSFTYFVDDGYEASNLATVTVQIVEPVAVISSQPADQAANVPYGHASAKITFNQTLKQGANFNLITLKSGRHSLKAHLQLNGNTLSVYPKSGFKAATTYTLTLPASAIKGELGDGLASEYRLTFTTASKPRHGSGSGSHGNPRPRP